Proteins found in one Triticum urartu cultivar G1812 chromosome 4, Tu2.1, whole genome shotgun sequence genomic segment:
- the LOC125554358 gene encoding uncharacterized protein LOC125554358, which yields MEAQTSSPAAAAAPLPPDDLLREIFLRLPPEPIHLFRASFVCKHWRGLVHDARFLRRFHDFHGGTPPVLGFFNQKGPPFFVPTSGSFALSTATMSPDDWWALDCRHGRALIESCRTGMLLVWDLVTGDKKYLPLPAQDYAQYNGVVLCAAGHADHRDCHLCPFLVVFVFSDDRDFITSACVFSSVIGAWGEITSIVIPDALVLPKPTALVGNTIYFLLDNNNIMEFLLDKHSLDLVEEVPYTYDQTIIMSTKDGCLGLAGVERFNFNLNLWSKVASIDGVVTWTHLRVIELEKILAPEAVSACMVGGIGAHAVGCAVDADVIFIDVYPSIYMIHLKSMKIEEVSKKRIGRQYVFPYTSFYTPVITIGGANDQVELLNNS from the exons ATGGAGGCACAGACAAGCTCGCCAgcggccgccgccgcgccgcttcCCCCGGACGATCTCCTTCGGGAGATATTCCTGCGCCTCCCGCCGGAGCCGATCCACCTCTTCCGCGCCTCCTTCGTCTGCAAGCACTGGCGCGGCCTCGTCCATGACGCCCGCTTCCTCCGCCGCTTCCATGATTTCCACGGCGGCACGCCTCCCGTGCTCGGCTTCTTCAACCAGAAAGGGCCTCCCTTCTTCGTCCCCACCTCTGGCAGCTTCGCGCTCTCCACCGCCACGATGTCCCCAGATGACTGGTGGGCCCTCGACTGCCGCCACGGCCGCGCCCTCATTGAGAGCTGCCGCACTGGGATGTTGCTTGTCTGGGACCTCGTGACCGGCGACAAGAAGTACCTACCGCTCCCCGCGCAGGACTATGCTCAGTACAATGGCGTGGTTCTGTGCGCGGCCGGCCACGCCGACCACCGCGACTGCCATTTGTGCCCGTTTCTCGTGGTGTTCGTGTTCAGTGACGACAGGGATTTCATCACCTCCGCATGCGTCTTCTCGTCCGTGATCGGTGCCTGGGGTGAGATCACTTCGATTGTTATACCAGATGCATTAGTTCTGCCAAAGCCGACGGCTCTGGTTGGAAACACGATCTACTTCCTGTTGGATAACAATAACATCATGGAGTTCCTTTTGGATAAGCATAGCTTGGATTTAGTTGAGGAGGTGCCATATACCTACGATCAGACTATCATCATGTCGACAAAGGATGGATGCCTCGGTTTAGCTGGAGTGGAACGATTCAATTTCAATCTTAATCTGTGGTCAAAGGTGGCGAGCATTGACGGGGTGGTGACATGGACACATCTAAGGGTCATTGAACTCGAAAAAATTCTTGCGCCTGAAGCAGTGTCAGCGTGTATGGTTGGAGGTATTGGAGCCCATGCAGTTGGTTGTGCGGTAGATGCGGATGTGATCTTCATCGATGTGTATCCTAGCATCTATATGATCCATCTCAAGTCCATGAAGATCGAGGAGGTGTCGAAGAAACGAATCGGCAGACAATATGTTTTTCCTTACACAAGTTTCTACACTCCAG TAATTACCATTGGTGGTGCAAATGATCAAGTTGAACTGCTGAACAACAGTTGA